From the genome of Actinacidiphila yeochonensis CN732, one region includes:
- a CDS encoding isoprenyl transferase: protein MNLRDLVYRLYSRRVEHKLDVAQGPKHVGVILDGNRRWARAAGGSLEQGHRAGADKIAEMLGWCEETGVEVVTLWLLSTDNLDRPAEELVPLLGIIEDAVSGLAAAGRWRVHHVGTMDLLPARTQAVLKEAEQATDGQHGLLVNVAVGYGGRQEIADAVRSLLQEHAGRGTSIEDLAEILDVEHISEHLYTRGQPDPDLVIRTSGEQRLSGFMLWQSAHSEYYFCEVLWPDFRKVDFLRALRDYAARHRRYGA, encoded by the coding sequence ATGAATCTCCGCGATCTGGTGTACAGGCTGTACTCCCGCCGGGTCGAGCACAAGCTGGACGTCGCCCAGGGCCCCAAGCACGTCGGCGTGATCCTCGACGGCAACCGGCGCTGGGCGCGGGCCGCAGGCGGCAGCCTGGAGCAGGGCCACCGGGCCGGGGCGGACAAGATCGCCGAGATGCTCGGCTGGTGCGAGGAGACCGGCGTCGAGGTGGTCACCCTGTGGCTGCTGTCCACCGACAACCTCGACCGTCCCGCCGAGGAGCTCGTCCCGCTGCTGGGCATCATCGAGGACGCGGTCAGCGGACTGGCCGCCGCCGGCCGCTGGCGGGTGCACCACGTGGGCACCATGGACCTGCTGCCCGCCCGGACCCAGGCGGTGCTGAAGGAGGCCGAGCAGGCCACCGACGGGCAGCACGGCCTGCTGGTCAACGTCGCGGTCGGCTACGGCGGCCGCCAGGAGATCGCCGACGCGGTCCGCTCGCTGCTCCAGGAGCACGCCGGACGGGGCACCTCCATCGAGGACCTGGCCGAGATCCTGGACGTCGAGCACATCTCCGAGCACCTCTACACCCGCGGCCAGCCCGACCCCGACCTGGTGATCCGCACCTCCGGCGAGCAGCGGTTGTCCGGATTCATGCTGTGGCAGAGCGCGCACTCCGAGTACTACTTCTGCGAGGTCCTGTGGCCGGACTTCCGCAAGGTCGACTTCCTGCGTGCGCTGCGTGACTACGCGGCCCGCCACCGCCGCTACGGAGCCTGA
- a CDS encoding PhoH family protein, whose amino-acid sequence MVTSKIRRDHDRRTYVLDTSVLLADPNAFTRFDEHEVVLPVVVVSELEAKRNHPELGYFARQALRTLDEFRVRYGRLDAPIPIGDIGGTIRVELNHSDPGVLPAGFRLGDNDSRILAVARNLQAEGYDVTVVSKDLPLRVKASSVGLLAEEYRAELAITSGWTGMAELHIAAETVDALFAEELVELPEAADLPVHTGLVLQSERGKALGRVTADGRVRLVRGDREAFGIHGRSAEQRIALDLLLDQEVGIVSMGGRAGTGKSALALCAGLEAVLERRQHRKVMVFRPLYAVGGQELGYLPGTEAEKMSPWAQAVFDTLSAVSSKEVIEEVVARGMLEVLPLTHIRGRSLHDAFVIVDEAQSLERNVLLTVLSRIGAGSRVVLTHDVAQRDNLRVGRYDGVVAVVEKLKGHPLFAHVTLNRSERSPIAALVTEMLEDGGV is encoded by the coding sequence GTGGTGACCAGCAAGATTCGCCGTGATCACGACCGGCGCACGTACGTACTCGACACCAGCGTGCTGCTCGCCGACCCCAACGCCTTCACCCGCTTCGACGAGCACGAGGTCGTGCTGCCGGTCGTCGTGGTGTCGGAGTTGGAGGCCAAGCGCAACCACCCGGAGCTCGGCTACTTCGCCCGGCAGGCCCTGCGCACGCTCGACGAGTTCCGTGTCCGGTACGGCCGGCTGGACGCGCCGATCCCGATCGGCGACATAGGCGGCACGATCCGCGTCGAGCTCAACCACTCCGACCCCGGCGTCCTGCCCGCGGGCTTCCGGCTGGGGGACAACGACTCGCGCATCCTCGCCGTCGCCCGCAACCTCCAGGCCGAGGGGTACGACGTCACGGTCGTCTCCAAGGACCTGCCGCTGCGGGTGAAGGCGTCCTCGGTCGGGCTGCTGGCCGAGGAGTACCGCGCCGAACTCGCCATCACCTCCGGCTGGACCGGCATGGCCGAGCTGCACATCGCCGCCGAGACGGTCGACGCGCTGTTCGCCGAGGAGCTGGTGGAACTTCCCGAGGCGGCCGATCTGCCCGTCCACACCGGCCTGGTGCTCCAGTCCGAGCGCGGCAAGGCGCTGGGCCGGGTCACCGCCGACGGCCGGGTGCGGCTGGTGCGCGGCGACCGGGAGGCCTTCGGCATCCACGGCCGCAGCGCGGAGCAGCGGATCGCCCTCGACCTCCTGCTGGACCAGGAGGTCGGCATCGTGTCGATGGGCGGCCGGGCCGGCACAGGCAAGTCCGCGCTGGCGCTGTGCGCGGGCCTCGAAGCGGTGCTGGAGCGCCGCCAGCACCGCAAGGTGATGGTCTTCCGGCCGCTGTACGCGGTCGGCGGGCAGGAGCTGGGCTATCTGCCGGGCACCGAGGCGGAGAAGATGAGCCCCTGGGCCCAGGCCGTCTTCGACACCCTGTCGGCGGTGTCGTCCAAGGAGGTCATCGAGGAGGTGGTGGCCCGCGGGATGCTGGAGGTGCTGCCGCTCACCCACATCCGCGGCCGCTCCCTGCACGACGCCTTCGTGATCGTCGACGAGGCGCAGTCGCTGGAGCGGAACGTGCTGCTGACGGTCCTCTCCCGGATCGGTGCCGGCTCCCGGGTGGTGCTCACCCATGACGTGGCGCAGCGCGACAACCTGCGGGTGGGGCGGTACGACGGAGTGGTCGCGGTGGTGGAGAAGCTGAAGGGCCATCCGCTCTTCGCGCACGTCACCCTGAACCGCTCCGAGCGCTCCCCGATCGCCGCGCTCGTCACCGAGATGCTGGAGGACGGCGGCGTGTGA